One genomic window of Methanosarcina acetivorans C2A includes the following:
- a CDS encoding ABC transporter permease, with protein MPSIEHKGWTKHLSREMNGAWAIAKKDMRIYYFRSNIIVSGILFPLFMFLSFAIGKNAPPKTLVPGLISITLLFSASQIEPVSLTLERRVKTFERLLSAPISLNSMIFGESISGFLYSLVIALLPLVVGIFIFDTQIVNAPILVISMILTSFCFAMLGTLFAAYPTETAGEVMAILNTVRLPLIFISGIFIPISSMPQIGQKIALISPLTYGNDMIGYAFTGNSLFSPLIDISMLVIFIIIFHLATNYMYKNFNE; from the coding sequence ATGCCATCGATTGAGCATAAAGGATGGACAAAGCACTTATCTCGGGAAATGAACGGTGCATGGGCAATCGCCAAAAAGGATATGAGAATCTACTACTTCAGGTCCAATATCATAGTTTCCGGCATACTCTTTCCTCTTTTTATGTTCCTATCTTTTGCTATTGGGAAGAATGCCCCCCCAAAAACACTGGTACCCGGATTGATTTCAATCACTTTACTGTTTTCTGCTTCACAAATAGAGCCGGTTTCATTAACTCTTGAGCGGCGCGTAAAGACTTTTGAACGCTTGCTCTCAGCACCTATTTCCCTGAACTCAATGATTTTCGGGGAGAGCATCAGCGGGTTTCTCTACAGTCTCGTCATTGCGTTATTACCGCTTGTTGTCGGCATCTTCATATTCGATACGCAGATAGTAAATGCACCTATCCTTGTTATTTCCATGATTCTCACATCGTTCTGTTTTGCTATGCTTGGGACGCTATTTGCTGCGTACCCCACCGAGACTGCGGGCGAGGTCATGGCAATTCTTAATACTGTCAGGCTACCGCTTATATTTATCTCCGGCATTTTCATTCCGATATCTTCTATGCCTCAGATAGGTCAGAAGATTGCACTGATATCCCCACTTACTTATGGAAACGATATGATAGGATACGCATTTACGGGTAATTCACTGTTTTCTCCACTTATAGATATTTCAATGCTTGTGATATTCATTATAATCTTCCATCTGGCTACAAACTATATGTATAAAAATTTCAACGAGTGA
- a CDS encoding protease inhibitor I42 family protein: protein MTKILKLMALLLAIAAVVFAAGCAEDAEPAENETPEDSEQVTPATPETSNMTDENVAENNTAENNATEANETVVTGQVVTEADNGTNISLNNGEKFTLQLRGNPTTGYSWQLNVSEGLSILSEDHTQDPAPEGYTGVSGIYTWVIQAVDTGTQQVNGIYKRLWENTTGMEENFTLIVEVS, encoded by the coding sequence ATGACAAAAATCTTAAAGTTAATGGCATTGCTACTTGCCATTGCTGCTGTTGTTTTTGCAGCCGGCTGTGCCGAAGATGCGGAGCCTGCGGAAAATGAAACTCCGGAAGATTCCGAACAGGTTACGCCTGCAACACCGGAAACTTCTAACATGACAGACGAAAATGTTGCCGAAAATAACACAGCTGAAAACAACGCAACCGAAGCTAATGAAACCGTGGTAACAGGGCAGGTAGTAACCGAAGCCGACAATGGGACAAACATTAGTCTCAATAATGGAGAGAAGTTTACCCTTCAACTCAGGGGGAACCCCACTACAGGTTATTCCTGGCAACTCAACGTAAGCGAAGGGCTCAGTATTCTCAGTGAAGATCATACCCAGGACCCAGCTCCTGAAGGGTATACCGGTGTTTCCGGAATTTATACATGGGTAATTCAAGCCGTGGATACGGGCACCCAGCAGGTGAATGGAATATACAAGAGACTCTGGGAGAATACAACAGGCATGGAGGAGAATTTTACACTCATTGTCGAGGTCAGCTGA
- a CDS encoding type II toxin-antitoxin system HicB family antitoxin, whose product MEETYRFSAVVQKEGKWYVSWCPELDIASQGETIEEAIENLKEAIELYLEDEDAQIPAAGQVFTTTVEVSSHP is encoded by the coding sequence ATGGAAGAGACGTACAGGTTTTCAGCTGTTGTCCAGAAGGAAGGAAAATGGTATGTTTCCTGGTGCCCCGAGCTTGATATTGCAAGTCAGGGAGAAACTATTGAAGAAGCCATCGAGAACCTGAAAGAAGCTATTGAACTCTACCTTGAAGACGAAGATGCTCAGATCCCCGCAGCCGGACAGGTTTTTACTACGACGGTGGAGGTTTCTTCCCATCCCTAA
- a CDS encoding (deoxy)nucleoside triphosphate pyrophosphohydrolase, which produces MKHIEVVAGIIIYKDRILCMQRNANKYDYLSYKYEFPGGKVEPDETNSQALMRELREEMEIEINISESDFFMTVVYQYPDFKVTMHSYICQVNSPEFIRKEHINHLWLKRQDLDKLDWAPADQPIVKKLMLE; this is translated from the coding sequence ATGAAACATATTGAAGTTGTAGCCGGGATAATCATTTACAAGGATAGAATCCTTTGTATGCAAAGAAATGCTAACAAATATGATTATTTATCTTATAAGTATGAGTTTCCTGGAGGCAAAGTTGAACCTGATGAAACAAATAGTCAAGCGCTGATGCGTGAACTGCGCGAAGAAATGGAGATTGAAATAAACATATCCGAAAGTGACTTTTTTATGACAGTGGTCTATCAATATCCAGATTTTAAGGTCACAATGCATAGCTATATTTGCCAGGTAAACAGTCCTGAATTCATTAGGAAAGAACATATTAATCATCTATGGTTAAAGCGCCAAGATCTTGATAAACTAGATTGGGCACCCGCGGATCAACCTATCGTAAAAAAATTGATGCTGGAGTGA
- a CDS encoding M1 family metallopeptidase has product MNNRLYKYYPEDFGELNVDVLHMNLAFDVYDDRTSVKSLLRIRTRDGPLEKLELNCRDLEVRAVSCIQSEVSYRYRKDDAILEINFMDVIPPQTEIAIVTETVCRPTKNILEGLYYDETPAGAPPQQITQCQQWGFQRIVPCIDDMCAKCTYRTTIIADSRYTNLITNGDVAVERQTVKQGRDKIVYDNSITPMATYLFFLGVGTYATFKREFEYPDGDTFMLELLVPPGSSEEAAEKALDILHDSVMWVYLFTGPEQYDEAGLPVRKELWELVRKREDMKLEGKGARLEELREFREKLAGLVAGITPGYKYTGTVYREIGMQNSDFGGMENVGNTTITTNRIMPFPQITDSAFEYMIRVKVHEYYHNQNGSEVTGKSPFEIWLNEAVTVHVEEQYHAFLFGEDYQRLGRVLDLLAPASGTFALDSGAASMPIIPDGFNDPNDLITAVTYVKAPEYVRMVETLIGRETFVRGLDRYFKKFSHSNATTDDWIEAMEEESGQALKEMSETWLKQIKFPVVEVSAEYDRDERKFAFLIKQKVPAGGKPWEFPFKAALVDENGNDLAEVLERISEETSTVTIENVDLPAFLSLNRGYSFYGKLVYKASQEELLLQVRKDSDITGRFTAFYTLVDREKFRLLKNPDAKPSEEFVDLYYRLLNDRQLLERAGGQFLTIFESVEDEEFAHSYQALYDVKQKILKAIAWKYRSSIISAYRFFEDSSVSRDSTLEEAARVIKVRQAKNICLNILETLDTPEIHSLIKQQFETATCATDRLNAFAAYLNSSAPDKIEVLRAFEAESKQNLIAWEAFLGVIGSNSSIDAVELVREMERSAAFRIEQTNDQRALYGSFARNRKKSLQTEEGRALFAEILRKLAPVNEYSTVNILNAFANIDLMESKYHIPLVKVLAELLEELDPQKFPSVYNRIRKLLLGAPKAVKAYGIEHGEIPALQS; this is encoded by the coding sequence ATGAATAATAGGCTGTACAAATATTATCCCGAAGACTTCGGGGAGCTTAATGTTGACGTTTTACATATGAACCTGGCTTTCGATGTCTATGATGACAGGACGAGCGTGAAGTCTCTGCTAAGGATAAGGACCAGGGACGGGCCGCTTGAGAAGCTTGAGTTAAACTGCAGGGACTTGGAGGTCCGGGCTGTGAGCTGCATACAGTCCGAGGTCTCTTACAGGTACAGGAAAGACGATGCAATTCTCGAAATCAACTTCATGGATGTGATTCCTCCGCAGACCGAGATTGCGATTGTTACGGAGACGGTCTGCAGGCCTACAAAGAACATCCTTGAGGGGCTGTACTACGACGAGACTCCGGCAGGGGCTCCTCCGCAGCAGATCACGCAGTGCCAGCAGTGGGGGTTCCAGAGGATCGTGCCCTGCATTGACGACATGTGTGCAAAGTGCACTTACAGGACGACCATCATTGCGGACTCGAGGTACACGAACCTGATCACAAACGGGGACGTCGCAGTCGAACGGCAGACCGTAAAGCAGGGCAGGGACAAAATCGTCTACGACAACTCGATAACCCCGATGGCGACGTATCTCTTTTTCCTGGGCGTGGGGACTTATGCGACTTTTAAGCGGGAATTTGAGTACCCGGACGGGGATACCTTTATGCTCGAACTCCTGGTGCCGCCCGGCTCAAGCGAAGAGGCTGCCGAAAAAGCGCTTGACATCCTGCACGACTCGGTCATGTGGGTCTATCTCTTTACAGGGCCCGAGCAGTATGATGAAGCTGGACTGCCTGTCAGGAAAGAGCTCTGGGAGCTTGTCCGCAAGCGAGAGGACATGAAACTTGAGGGAAAGGGGGCCAGGCTGGAAGAGCTTCGGGAGTTCAGGGAAAAGCTTGCCGGGCTTGTTGCAGGCATCACTCCTGGGTACAAATACACCGGGACCGTTTACAGGGAAATCGGGATGCAGAACTCGGACTTCGGGGGGATGGAAAACGTCGGGAACACAACGATTACCACAAACCGCATAATGCCTTTCCCGCAGATCACGGACTCTGCTTTCGAGTACATGATCCGGGTCAAGGTGCATGAATATTACCACAACCAGAACGGGTCCGAGGTTACCGGAAAGAGCCCGTTTGAGATCTGGCTGAACGAAGCCGTGACCGTACACGTGGAAGAGCAGTACCACGCCTTCCTCTTTGGCGAAGACTACCAGAGGCTCGGCAGGGTGCTTGACCTGCTCGCCCCGGCCTCGGGGACTTTTGCCCTGGACTCGGGAGCAGCCTCCATGCCAATCATCCCGGACGGCTTTAATGATCCCAACGACCTGATCACTGCCGTCACTTACGTAAAAGCTCCGGAATACGTGCGTATGGTCGAGACCCTTATAGGCAGGGAGACTTTTGTCCGGGGCCTGGACCGCTACTTCAAAAAGTTCAGCCACTCAAATGCAACCACGGATGACTGGATCGAAGCCATGGAAGAAGAAAGCGGACAGGCTTTAAAGGAGATGTCCGAAACCTGGCTGAAACAGATAAAGTTCCCGGTAGTCGAGGTCTCAGCCGAATACGACAGGGATGAAAGGAAGTTCGCTTTCCTCATCAAGCAGAAGGTGCCTGCGGGGGGAAAGCCCTGGGAGTTCCCATTCAAGGCAGCCCTTGTTGACGAAAACGGGAACGACCTTGCCGAAGTCCTGGAAAGGATAAGCGAGGAAACTTCGACGGTTACGATTGAAAACGTGGACCTTCCGGCTTTCCTCTCCCTGAACAGGGGCTATTCTTTCTACGGAAAACTCGTCTACAAAGCAAGCCAGGAAGAACTTTTGCTGCAGGTCCGGAAAGACAGTGACATCACAGGCAGGTTTACGGCTTTCTATACCCTTGTGGACCGGGAAAAGTTCAGGCTGCTTAAAAATCCTGACGCAAAGCCTTCCGAAGAGTTTGTCGATCTCTATTACAGGCTCCTGAATGACCGGCAGCTCCTCGAAAGGGCAGGCGGGCAGTTCCTCACCATTTTCGAGTCCGTGGAAGACGAAGAATTTGCCCACAGTTACCAGGCCCTCTATGACGTAAAACAAAAAATCCTGAAAGCCATTGCCTGGAAGTACAGGAGTTCGATAATTTCTGCCTACCGCTTCTTTGAAGACTCCTCTGTTTCAAGGGACTCGACCCTCGAGGAAGCAGCAAGGGTAATCAAAGTCCGGCAGGCCAAAAACATCTGCCTTAACATCCTTGAAACCCTCGATACGCCGGAGATCCATTCCCTCATAAAACAGCAGTTTGAGACCGCAACCTGTGCAACGGACCGGCTGAACGCCTTTGCCGCATACCTGAACAGTTCGGCCCCGGACAAGATTGAAGTCCTTAGGGCCTTTGAAGCCGAATCAAAGCAGAACCTTATTGCCTGGGAAGCCTTCCTCGGAGTAATAGGCAGTAACAGCAGTATTGATGCAGTCGAACTCGTCAGGGAAATGGAAAGGTCAGCCGCTTTCAGGATCGAGCAGACAAACGACCAGCGTGCCCTTTACGGCAGCTTTGCAAGGAACCGCAAGAAATCCCTCCAGACCGAAGAAGGCAGGGCCCTCTTTGCGGAAATCCTGAGAAAACTGGCCCCTGTAAACGAATACAGCACAGTCAATATTCTCAACGCCTTTGCAAACATAGACCTTATGGAATCAAAGTATCATATCCCTCTGGTCAAGGTCCTTGCAGAGCTCCTCGAAGAACTGGACCCGCAGAAATTCCCGAGCGTCTATAACAGGATCAGAAAACTCCTCCTCGGAGCCCCGAAAGCTGTCAAAGCCTACGGAATAGAGCACGGGGAAATTCCGGCTCTGCAATCCTGA
- a CDS encoding DUF1622 domain-containing protein: MVLELTSVVLKVFVIFFEFVSAVLITYGGLKAAAKIFLVEVHKKPEAYRGIRKEFTDKILFGLELLIIADLVETLRKPFLEELLVVGAIVIIRTILGYFLSKETEESVLTES; encoded by the coding sequence ATGGTGCTTGAACTTACCAGTGTGGTTCTGAAGGTATTCGTAATATTTTTTGAGTTTGTGAGTGCGGTTCTGATCACTTACGGGGGACTAAAAGCTGCGGCTAAAATCTTTCTTGTGGAGGTTCACAAAAAGCCCGAAGCCTACAGGGGCATAAGAAAAGAATTCACGGATAAAATTCTTTTCGGGCTTGAACTGCTGATAATTGCTGATTTGGTCGAAACTCTGAGAAAGCCTTTCCTGGAAGAACTGCTGGTAGTTGGAGCCATCGTGATTATCAGAACTATTCTTGGTTACTTCCTGAGTAAGGAAACAGAAGAATCTGTTTTAACCGAATCTTGA
- a CDS encoding DUF1622 domain-containing protein — MVQGLFNTFLQIFEWVFEAIGTIIIIYGGLRAVAQIILQEISKRSYNLGDIRKELTNKILFGLEFYIVVAVFGTMRDPSMQDLSILGIIVLIRTVLGYFLNKEIKEYRFD; from the coding sequence TTGGTCCAGGGACTGTTTAATACATTTTTACAAATCTTTGAATGGGTCTTCGAAGCGATTGGTACAATTATTATAATTTACGGAGGGCTGAGAGCAGTAGCTCAAATCATTCTTCAGGAAATATCAAAAAGGTCTTACAACCTGGGAGATATCAGAAAGGAACTTACAAACAAAATACTCTTCGGGCTCGAATTTTATATCGTAGTCGCTGTTTTCGGAACTATGAGGGACCCTTCGATGCAGGACCTATCTATTCTGGGTATAATAGTGCTTATCAGGACCGTACTCGGCTACTTCTTAAATAAGGAAATTAAAGAGTATAGGTTTGATTGA
- a CDS encoding DUF1622 domain-containing protein gives MTFLYYEGLVLDIFFALFNIMGSFLIIYGGLRAMLGVFLIEVLKKPHSYQQVRKELTNKIVFGLEFFIAADVLETVRNPSQEELLLLGMVVLIRTVLGYFLSKEVTEYELD, from the coding sequence ATGACATTTTTATATTACGAAGGTCTGGTGCTGGACATATTCTTTGCTCTGTTCAATATTATGGGATCTTTTCTCATAATATACGGCGGGCTCAGGGCAATGTTGGGGGTTTTCCTAATTGAAGTTTTGAAGAAACCGCACAGCTACCAGCAGGTGAGAAAAGAGCTGACAAACAAAATTGTCTTCGGGCTTGAGTTTTTCATTGCAGCCGATGTTCTGGAAACCGTACGAAACCCCTCTCAGGAAGAACTGCTCCTGCTGGGTATGGTCGTATTGATAAGGACGGTCCTTGGCTATTTCCTCAGCAAAGAAGTTACGGAATACGAGCTGGATTGA
- the thrC gene encoding threonine synthase, giving the protein MYHLKCIECGAEYSRDEVIYTCSKCDGLLDVIYDYSSIKIDMEKLKTECPSVWKYAKLLPVEREPVTIQEGGTPLYKCDRLAEKIGIKKLYVKHEGMNPTGSFKDRGMTVGVTKALELGMNTVACASTGNTSAALAIYGAKAGIPVVVLLPAGKVALGKVAQALMHGAKVLSIRGNFDDALALVRTLCSQEKIYLLNSINPYRLEGQKTIGFEIADQLDFKVPDRIVLPVGNAGNITAIYKGFREFKILGITDSLPKMTGIQAEGSCPIVKAIKSGAPAITPEENPETVATAIRIGNPVNATKALSAIRESGGTAESVTDEEILAAQKDLARLEGIGVEPASAASVAGLRKLVDMGVIGRDETVVCITTGHLLKDPQTVIDVCEEPTVVDANIDAIREAIFGKAK; this is encoded by the coding sequence ATGTATCACCTGAAATGTATCGAATGCGGTGCAGAGTATTCCAGAGATGAAGTGATTTATACCTGCAGCAAATGTGACGGGTTGCTTGATGTTATTTATGACTATTCTTCAATTAAAATCGACATGGAAAAATTAAAGACCGAATGTCCCTCGGTCTGGAAGTATGCAAAACTTCTGCCTGTGGAAAGGGAACCTGTCACGATCCAGGAAGGCGGGACTCCTCTTTATAAATGTGACCGGCTTGCCGAAAAAATAGGGATAAAAAAGCTCTATGTGAAGCACGAAGGCATGAACCCGACCGGTTCTTTCAAGGACAGGGGCATGACTGTAGGGGTTACGAAAGCGCTTGAACTCGGCATGAACACCGTTGCCTGCGCATCAACCGGGAACACTTCGGCAGCCCTTGCAATCTACGGGGCAAAAGCAGGAATCCCTGTTGTTGTGCTGCTTCCGGCAGGAAAGGTAGCTCTCGGGAAGGTTGCCCAGGCCCTGATGCACGGGGCAAAGGTCCTCAGCATACGCGGAAACTTTGACGACGCACTTGCTCTTGTGCGCACGCTCTGCTCCCAGGAAAAGATCTATCTCTTAAACTCAATCAACCCTTACAGGCTGGAAGGTCAGAAAACTATCGGTTTTGAGATTGCAGACCAGCTGGATTTCAAGGTGCCTGATAGGATTGTCCTGCCCGTAGGAAACGCAGGAAATATCACTGCTATCTACAAGGGCTTCAGGGAGTTCAAAATCCTCGGGATAACGGACTCTCTTCCGAAAATGACCGGGATCCAGGCCGAAGGCTCCTGCCCCATAGTAAAAGCCATAAAGAGCGGGGCTCCGGCAATTACCCCCGAAGAGAATCCCGAAACCGTTGCAACGGCAATCCGGATCGGAAACCCTGTAAACGCAACAAAAGCCCTCAGTGCCATAAGGGAATCCGGCGGCACTGCGGAGTCCGTGACCGATGAAGAAATCCTTGCAGCCCAGAAAGACCTGGCAAGGCTTGAAGGCATAGGGGTCGAACCCGCAAGTGCAGCCTCGGTTGCAGGGCTCAGGAAACTTGTTGATATGGGTGTTATAGGCAGGGACGAAACCGTTGTCTGTATCACGACAGGCCACCTCCTTAAAGACCCTCAGACCGTGATTGATGTCTGCGAGGAGCCGACAGTTGTTGATGCAAACATCGATGCTATCCGGGAAGCAATCTTCGGAAAGGCAAAATAA
- the leuS gene encoding leucine--tRNA ligase: MEQDYKPHEIEEKWQKKWNESLIFQADPDKREKFFITIPYPYLNGNLHAGHTRTFTIGDVVARHKRMLGYNVLYPMGFHVTGTPIVGLAELIASRDPQTMDVYEHLHGIPGDILPTLDTPEKIVDYFKREAEKAMRMIGYSIDWRRKFTTTDPTYKKFIEWQYIRLEEKGLIVKGSHPVKWCPNDNNPVEDHDILYGEEATIVEYTLIKFRYNDLVLPCATLRPETTFGVTNLWVNPDVDYVKARVEKDGNEEFWVVSKEAFRKLTFTDRTVEYVEDVPAKSIIGIKLTNPITGDEVISLPASFVKPENGSGIVMSVPAHAPFDYLALRDLYDADLSEYGITEDLRDIKLISLIQVPEFGEFPAKEIVESMGIANQKAPKAEEATKIVYRREFHGGVLKEITGKYRGYPVSKIKDVLTRDLIASNAGETFYEFSEPVVCRCGTPCVVNMVKGQWFLNYSNPEWKAKVYKCLSQMRIIPEEYRVEFENKVDWLKDKACARRKGLGTRLPFDKEWLIESLGDSTIYMSYYIIARFLERGDLALEQLTLSFFDYVLLGIGDSAAVSAETGLKQELVEEIRSHFNYWYPVDLRSSGKDLVPNHLLFFLFHHVALFEEEKWPRALAVNGFVSLEGQKMSKSKGPILTLESAVSAYGADITRMYILSTAEQTQDADWQKTGIDSARRQVDRFYSFAKDVIESGKRATLSTELKLIDRWMLSRMQKYIMETNIALDSIQTREAIQNSFFLLINDVRWYQRRGGEALLYYVLDNWVRLMAPFTPHLCEEIWEAMGHEDPISLAQYPLDNEDLIDEGAELAEEAVKSTLNDIEEIVRVTKMTPQKVYLYTAPAWKAEAIRCACELQIEAPLEVGALIKTLMANPELKRFGKEIPKFVQKIIPEFKSGGAERYETFAYLGLDEQALLKESASFLEKEIGCPVEIYSADSPEYDPQKKSRFAEPLRPAIYIE, from the coding sequence ATGGAGCAGGACTATAAGCCTCACGAGATTGAAGAGAAATGGCAGAAAAAATGGAATGAGAGCCTGATTTTCCAGGCTGATCCGGATAAGCGGGAAAAGTTCTTCATAACAATCCCCTACCCATACCTTAACGGGAACCTGCATGCAGGACATACCCGGACCTTCACCATCGGCGACGTGGTGGCAAGGCACAAAAGGATGCTAGGGTACAACGTGCTTTACCCTATGGGTTTCCACGTAACCGGCACCCCCATTGTCGGGCTTGCCGAACTGATTGCAAGCCGGGACCCGCAGACCATGGACGTTTATGAGCATCTCCACGGGATTCCGGGAGATATCCTGCCGACCCTCGATACCCCTGAAAAAATCGTTGACTATTTCAAGCGGGAAGCCGAGAAAGCTATGCGCATGATCGGGTACTCCATTGACTGGAGGCGCAAGTTCACGACAACCGACCCGACCTACAAGAAGTTCATTGAATGGCAGTATATCCGGCTTGAAGAAAAGGGACTGATCGTGAAAGGCTCTCACCCCGTCAAATGGTGCCCGAACGATAACAACCCCGTAGAAGACCACGATATCCTGTACGGGGAGGAAGCCACAATCGTGGAATATACCCTTATCAAGTTCAGGTACAATGACCTTGTTCTCCCATGTGCCACCCTCAGGCCGGAAACAACCTTCGGAGTGACCAACCTCTGGGTCAATCCGGACGTCGATTACGTAAAGGCAAGGGTTGAGAAGGACGGAAACGAGGAGTTCTGGGTTGTCAGCAAAGAAGCTTTCAGGAAACTGACTTTTACGGACAGGACTGTGGAATACGTTGAGGACGTGCCTGCAAAGTCCATCATAGGGATAAAACTCACAAACCCGATAACAGGAGACGAAGTAATTTCCCTTCCGGCATCTTTCGTTAAGCCTGAAAATGGCAGCGGAATAGTAATGAGTGTTCCTGCCCATGCGCCTTTTGACTACCTTGCCCTCCGCGACCTCTACGATGCGGACCTGAGCGAGTACGGGATTACCGAAGACCTCAGGGACATAAAACTGATTTCCCTTATCCAGGTGCCAGAATTCGGGGAGTTCCCGGCAAAAGAGATCGTGGAAAGCATGGGGATTGCAAACCAGAAAGCCCCGAAAGCCGAGGAAGCCACAAAGATCGTGTACAGGAGAGAGTTCCACGGAGGAGTCCTTAAGGAGATTACCGGGAAATACAGGGGATACCCGGTCTCAAAGATCAAGGACGTCCTTACCAGAGACCTTATCGCCTCAAACGCAGGCGAGACTTTTTACGAATTCAGCGAGCCTGTGGTCTGCCGCTGCGGGACTCCCTGCGTTGTGAACATGGTTAAAGGCCAGTGGTTCCTTAACTATTCGAACCCCGAATGGAAAGCAAAGGTCTACAAGTGCCTCAGCCAGATGCGGATCATTCCCGAAGAGTACAGGGTCGAGTTCGAAAACAAGGTAGACTGGCTCAAGGATAAGGCATGTGCCCGCAGGAAAGGCCTCGGGACCCGCCTGCCCTTTGACAAGGAATGGTTGATCGAGTCCCTCGGGGATTCGACAATCTACATGAGCTACTATATAATTGCCAGGTTCCTTGAGAGAGGCGACCTTGCCCTCGAGCAGCTTACCCTTTCCTTCTTCGACTACGTCCTGCTCGGAATAGGTGATTCTGCAGCAGTTTCTGCGGAAACCGGCCTTAAACAGGAACTTGTGGAAGAAATCCGCAGCCACTTCAATTACTGGTATCCGGTTGACCTGCGTTCTTCCGGAAAGGACCTTGTCCCTAACCACCTGCTCTTCTTCCTCTTCCACCACGTAGCCCTCTTTGAGGAGGAAAAATGGCCAAGAGCCCTTGCAGTAAACGGTTTTGTTTCTCTTGAAGGGCAGAAGATGAGCAAGTCCAAAGGCCCCATCCTGACCCTGGAAAGCGCGGTCAGCGCCTATGGCGCAGACATAACAAGGATGTACATCCTCTCGACAGCCGAACAGACCCAGGACGCCGACTGGCAGAAGACAGGAATCGATTCTGCCCGCAGGCAGGTGGACAGGTTCTACTCCTTTGCAAAAGATGTAATCGAGAGTGGAAAGAGAGCAACCCTCAGCACGGAGCTAAAGCTGATCGACCGCTGGATGCTCTCCAGGATGCAGAAATACATCATGGAGACAAACATTGCCCTTGACTCCATCCAGACAAGGGAAGCTATCCAGAACTCTTTCTTCCTGCTCATAAACGACGTCAGATGGTACCAGCGCAGAGGCGGGGAAGCCCTGCTCTATTATGTGCTGGACAACTGGGTCAGGCTTATGGCTCCTTTCACTCCTCACCTCTGTGAAGAAATCTGGGAAGCCATGGGGCACGAAGACCCGATCTCCCTTGCCCAGTACCCGCTCGACAACGAAGACTTAATAGACGAGGGAGCCGAACTTGCAGAAGAAGCCGTAAAGAGCACCCTGAACGATATCGAAGAGATCGTAAGGGTTACGAAGATGACCCCGCAGAAGGTCTACCTTTACACAGCTCCTGCCTGGAAAGCCGAAGCCATAAGGTGTGCCTGCGAACTGCAAATCGAAGCCCCCCTTGAAGTGGGCGCCCTGATCAAAACCCTGATGGCAAACCCCGAGCTCAAGCGCTTTGGCAAGGAAATTCCGAAGTTCGTGCAGAAGATAATCCCCGAGTTCAAGAGCGGGGGCGCCGAACGTTACGAGACGTTTGCCTACCTCGGCCTCGATGAACAGGCCCTCCTGAAAGAATCTGCCTCCTTCCTGGAAAAAGAAATCGGCTGTCCGGTCGAGATCTACAGCGCCGACTCTCCGGAGTACGACCCCCAGAAGAAGTCCAGGTTTGCAGAGCCTCTCAGGCCTGCGATTTACATCGAATAA